The nucleotide sequence TCGACGGTTGCCCGCGGCACTGCGCTGGGCGAAATCGCAACGACGGCGGCGGACGACGACGTGAAACGCGGGATCGAGCGTCTCCTCGACGGCGTCGGCGACGCCACCAACGAGGGAAGCGAGCCACTTGGACCGCTTGGCCTCGTCCGCGCGCTTCGCGACCCCGAGGTGCAAGCTGGCGTCGGCTTCCTCGTCGCTGTCGCGCGCGGAATCGGCACCGACGGGGCCGCCGACTCGTGAGCCGAGTACTCCGTGGCACGATGGTGAATCGCCTGCGACGACCGACGACCGACGACCGATCACGACCCCCTATTCGATCACTATGACAACGACAACCCGACCGAACGTGCTGATACTGGGCGGCGGGGCTGGTGGGACGATGACGGCGAACATGCTCCGACGGCGACTCGACGCGAACATCACCGTCGTCGATCGAGACGCGACCCACCGATACCAGCCGTCGTACTACCTCATCCCGTTCGGCTACATGGATCTGGCCGACAACAAGCGAGCGGAGCGGAGCTTGCTCCACGACGAGGTGCGGTTCGTGGAGGACACCGTGGAAGCCATCGATCCCGACGACCGAACGGTCACCGGGGAGGGTGGAACGTACGAGTACGACTACCTCGTCGTCAGCGTCGGCAACAGCCTCAGACCCGACCACGTCGATGGAATGGTCGAAGGCTGGGAACGAACCGACTCCGTGTTCCCTTTCTATCACGCCGCCGCAGCTGAGGCACTCGGGGACGCCGTTGACGACTTCGAGGGCGGAACCTTCCTCGTGACCGTCCCGGACACGCCGATCAAATGTGGCGGCGCGCCGCTGAAACTCGCCATGCTGATGGAGGAGTACCTCCGCGAGCGGGGCGTCCGCGAAGACGCCGAAGTGGTGATGACCAAGCCCGGCCCGCACGTGTTCGGGACCGGCCCGAAGGCACCGTATCAAGAACGGATCGAGGAGATCTGGGCCGAGCGCGACATCACGTTCGTCCCCAACTTCACTGTCGACTCGGTCGATTATGAGGCGGGTGTCGTCCACTCCGAAGAGGGCGACGAACTCGAATACGACCTCTACGCCCCCGTGCCGCCACAGCACGGCCACGAATTCCTCGTTGAGCGGTCGCCGCTCACGAACGGCGGGGAATACGTCGACGTCGACGATCACACGCTACAGCACCGGACGTTCGACGACGTGTTCGCCGTCGGCGACTGCGCGGACGTTCCAACGTCGCGAACCGCCTCGGCGGCCCGAAAACAGACCCACGTCGTCGCCGACAACATCGAGCGATCGATCGCTGGCCGCGACCTCGTCGCGGACTACGACGGGTACACCGCCTGTCCGATCCTCGTCGAGAAAGGGAAAGCGATGATCGCCGAGTTCGACTACGAGTCACCCATCTCGGCACCCGTCGTCAGCCGACTGAACTGGATTCTCGACATCAACGTCATCCCGTCACTGTACTGGAACGTCTGGATGCGCGGCTACGACCCAGTGCCATGAGGTGGCTACAATGAGTGAACATTCCTCTCTGACGGATGAGGCGGCGGACGCAGACGCAGAACTCGATCGCATCCGTGCGCGAGTCGCCGCGAACGCGGACGATCTCGTCGCGCTGCTGGATTTGCTCGCTGCGGTGCGAGGTCTGAGCACCGACCTCGTCCCCGAGGCACGGACGGCGGTCACGGAGAACCGCGAGCCACTTGCCGACCTCCGGACCTCGCTCGAACGCGAGGAGACGCTCGTTTTGCTCCAGCGGGTCGGCGACAATGCCGAGACACTCGCCGACTTACTCGACCTGCTCGACGTGACACGTGATCTCGCAGCGGACCTCGTTCCCGAGTTGCGGACGGTCGCCGTGGAGAACCGGAGCGAGATCGAACAGTTGCGCCTCGCGTTCGAACGCGAGGAAACGCTGACGCTGCTTCGTCGCCTCGGTCAGAACACGGAGACGTTTCTTGACCTGCTGACCCTCCTCGACGTGACCGGGAGCGTCCTTTCGGACTTCGTCCCGGCCGATGACGACGAACTCGCGCGCCTCGAGGCCGATCTCGAGCGTCTCGAAGCGGCGTTCGAGCGCGAACCGACCCTCCAAGCCATCGAAACGCTCGGCGAGAACATGGAGACGGTCGTTGGCCTCGGCTACCTCCTCGAGGGATTTGGCGACGCGACCGGCCGATCCCCACGCGAGTACTACGAACTGGGCGAACAACTCGGCCGCGCCGTCGATGTCGCGGAACGGGCGAGTGATCCCGCAGTACTCGATGTCGTCGACGCGGGCGCAGGAGCGATCGCGGACGGAGACATCGACCGCCGGGTCGGTCTTCGGGGGCTGATCGGCGCGTTTAGAAACGACGACGTGCAGCGCTCGCTCGGAATGCTCGTGGAGGCTGCAGAACGAATCGGTGCGACCCGTGCTCCCGACGACGAAGAGTGACGACGATTCGCAGTCGTCGTGCCACTGTGACCGATTTTACACGGAACCACCCGGTCCAGGTCCGTGCTCGTCCGGATGCTCGAACGAGAGGCCGATCGCGACGAGCAACAGCGCGGCCGGGACGAACGGAAGCGCCGAGATGGCAGTCACGATATCGTTGTGGACCAGGCCGTATGTGACGGCTGCGGTAGCCAGCGAAGCAGCCACCACGGCGGCGAGTCCGAGACGACGATCCACGTGGATCGACCGAAGTCGGGCAAGTAGTTCGGTGCCATTCATCACGAGTATCCGTAGCCGCCGTATCGACATACAGGTTCAGTTGCCACAGGACAACTGGCATCGATGTGTGTTCGATTGGCCGACTGTCGTCGTGGAAAAATGCGTTGAGTCCGTTCAGTCGGCGACGCGATCAGTCGCCGGCGAGCGACTCCTGACTGGCCGCGCAGTTGTTCGGGCCGAGTTCGAGTTCGAACGCCTCGTCGTCGTCGGCCGTCTGCTGGCCGAGGTTCGTGGCGATGATGTCCTCGTAGTTGCCGGGGCGAGGCGGCATGTCCGAGAGGATGAGTTCGACGAACGCCTCCTCGTCCATCGACAGCGCGTCCATCCGCTCTTTCAGATCACCGAGCGGTGCGGTGTACGTCCCGTCGGCAGCGGGTTCGGCAGCGTCGCTGAAGTGTGCGCCGGCGACGAGCGTCTCGTCAGGGAGAGTGAGCACCCGTTCCTGGAGCGACTCGTAGAGCATCCGAGCCGCGTCGGGCGCTCCCTCGTCACCCTCCTCGAGGTCCGGTCGGGCGACGCTCTCGATGAAGAGCCCGTCGCCGGTCGCGAGCAGGCTGTCGCCGACGAGGTACGAGGTCATGCCGGTCGTGTGCCCGGGCGTGTAGACTACCTCGATGTCAACCTCGCCCACAGAGAGCACGTCGCCGTCTTCGACCGTCTCGATGATGTCGGCGTACGTCACGCCACGGTCGACGGCAGCCGCCGGGATGACGCCGCGAACGCCCTCGTCGTCCAGTTCACGGACGCCGCTGACGTGGTCCGCGTGGATGTGCGTGTCGATGGCGTACTTCAGTGTCGCATCCAGCTCGGTTGCGTCATCGAGGTAGCGATCGGTGAAGGCCCGGAGCGGGTCGATCACCGCCGCCTCGCCGTCCGAGACGACGAGGTACGCGAGACAACCGGACGATGGCCGCTGGTACTGATACACCGTGCCGGGGCCGTCGTACTCCTCGATTTCCAGTCGCTCGTACAGCCGCGCCCACCCGTTCATGCCGTCCTGCAGGTGGACCACGTCTCGTCCCGCCTCCTGCAACAGGCCGGCGACGTACTCGCTGGCCCCACCCTTCGCACAGAGGACGACCAGCGGATTGCCCTCGGGCACGCGGTCCAGCAGATCGTCGTCGAGTTCGTCCAAGAACTCGTAGTACGGGATATTCTCGATGTCGACCGAGTCGCCGTCGATTCTCCACTCCTCGAAGTCACCCTCGACACGCGTGTCCAGAATGGTCACGTCCTCACCCGCGTCGATTCGGCTCTTGAGGTCCGCAGCCGACAGCTCGTCGATCGGTTCGTCGGGCGTCGGGAAGTCGTCTGGGTCCATCTTCGCCCCAATATTACTCAGCTAATGTATTAAATATTGCGCAATTTCCACAATATAGATAGGATGAAACAGCATCAACCGAGCACAGCGAGACACGGGATTTTCCCGCCAGTAGAATCGGATCGTAAACGGTTAGTTTGTCCCTCCACAACAGGCGAAGTAATGCGCGAATTTCTCTTTTCTCTGGTCTACTCCTCGGGCATTGACGCATATATGGATGCCTTCATCGAAAACGAGTCACTCCTCTCCGAAGCGGTCATCTCGTGTCTCGACAGCGATAAGTTCTGGCGAATAGAGCGGGTGACAGGTGAGCCCGAGGCACTCGACCGGCTTGACTCGCTGTTGCTTGACGAGATGCTCGACCGCGAGTCGATCAGCACTCGCGCGTGTCGGAGTACCCGACAGCACAGCCTGCTCGAAGCAGACAATCGCTCCCGAGTCGTCTACACACTCCTCTCGGACGTATCGTACTGTGATGCAGTCCCGTTCATCGCGGTTCAATACCTCACGGGGGGCACCGTCTTCGAAGTTGTTCGTGAACAGAGGGAAGCACGATGGCGAATTCTCATGCAGAACGACGAAAAAATCGGGATGGTATACGATACTCTCGGCGCACGACTCGCTGACGGAATCGAGTTCGAGTTTGGACACCTCGAGGATGCGACGGGATGGCAAAACGAACTCCTCTCGTCACGGCAGGTCCGGAGCGAACAACAGCAGGTTCTGGAACTGGCCGTCGACAGGGGATACTTTGAGACCCCCCGCGAGGTGACACTTGACGAACTCGCTGACGAACTTGACATACCTCGGTCGACGGTTTCGTACCGACTGCGCCGAGCGACTGCCGAACTGGCGAAGGGATACGTCGAGGAGGAATACTAAGTATGCATCCAGACGACACATCAGATAACAGCACGGATCTTCCGAAGGACGACCCGGAACGAGAACCGGAGACGACACATTCGAAAGAAGCCCTCGTCTCACCCCAGTGGGTCGCCGATCGACTCGATCAATTCCAAAGTGACGATACGGCCTTCCGACTCGTTGAGGTCGATGTCAACCGGGAGTTCTATCGAGACGGGCACGCTCCAGGTGCGTGTGAACTCGACTGGGAGACCGATCTTCAGAGCGAGACGTGGCGTGATATCCCGAGTCCGGACGAATTCGGGCAACTTATGCGCGATCACGGCATCGCAAATGACACCACTGTCGTCGTCTACGGCGACAACTCGAACTGGTTCGCGACACACCTGTACTGGCAGTTCACCATGTATGGCCACGACGATGTGCGGGTGATGGATGGTGGTCGCGAATACTGGATGGAGCAGGGGTTTCCGACGACTCAGGAGGTTCCATCCTTCCCGACAGCGGAGTACACCGTTCGTGAAGTAGACGAGTCACATCGTGCGTTTCGAAGCGACGTGTACGAGGCACTTGACTCCGAGACGATGCTTATCGATGTCAGGATGCCGGAAGAGTACCGCGGAGAGCTAACAGCTCCACCTGGCATCGATGAGACGGCACAGCGCGCCGGCCACATCCCGGGCGCCATCAACGTTCTCTGGGCGGACAACGTCGATTCAAACGGTCGATTCAAGCCGCCACAACGACTTCGGGAACTGTATGCATCCCACGGTGTGACGCCCGATGACGACGTTATTGCGTACTGTCGGATCGGCGAACGATCATCGATTACGTGGTTTGCCCTTCACGAACTGCTCGGGTATGAGTCGGTGCGGAACTACGACGGATCGTGGACCGAATGGGGGAATTTGATTCGGGCCCCAATCGCCTCCGGGAAGGAAGAATGACTATCCTTGATCACGGTTTGTCGTGCGACAATTTATGATATACGTGGGTTCGAGACGAGTTCTCTCCCATGGCAACCTCGCAGGTAGCACTAACACTCGTCATGGGTGTGTTCCTCTTGATCATCGCCGTGTGGCTTGCCCGAGTCGAGAACTGGCGAACGTACAC is from Haloplanus salinarum and encodes:
- a CDS encoding NAD(P)/FAD-dependent oxidoreductase; its protein translation is MTTTTRPNVLILGGGAGGTMTANMLRRRLDANITVVDRDATHRYQPSYYLIPFGYMDLADNKRAERSLLHDEVRFVEDTVEAIDPDDRTVTGEGGTYEYDYLVVSVGNSLRPDHVDGMVEGWERTDSVFPFYHAAAAEALGDAVDDFEGGTFLVTVPDTPIKCGGAPLKLAMLMEEYLRERGVREDAEVVMTKPGPHVFGTGPKAPYQERIEEIWAERDITFVPNFTVDSVDYEAGVVHSEEGDELEYDLYAPVPPQHGHEFLVERSPLTNGGEYVDVDDHTLQHRTFDDVFAVGDCADVPTSRTASAARKQTHVVADNIERSIAGRDLVADYDGYTACPILVEKGKAMIAEFDYESPISAPVVSRLNWILDINVIPSLYWNVWMRGYDPVP
- a CDS encoding DUF1641 domain-containing protein; protein product: MSEHSSLTDEAADADAELDRIRARVAANADDLVALLDLLAAVRGLSTDLVPEARTAVTENREPLADLRTSLEREETLVLLQRVGDNAETLADLLDLLDVTRDLAADLVPELRTVAVENRSEIEQLRLAFEREETLTLLRRLGQNTETFLDLLTLLDVTGSVLSDFVPADDDELARLEADLERLEAAFEREPTLQAIETLGENMETVVGLGYLLEGFGDATGRSPREYYELGEQLGRAVDVAERASDPAVLDVVDAGAGAIADGDIDRRVGLRGLIGAFRNDDVQRSLGMLVEAAERIGATRAPDDEE
- a CDS encoding MBL fold metallo-hydrolase translates to MDPDDFPTPDEPIDELSAADLKSRIDAGEDVTILDTRVEGDFEEWRIDGDSVDIENIPYYEFLDELDDDLLDRVPEGNPLVVLCAKGGASEYVAGLLQEAGRDVVHLQDGMNGWARLYERLEIEEYDGPGTVYQYQRPSSGCLAYLVVSDGEAAVIDPLRAFTDRYLDDATELDATLKYAIDTHIHADHVSGVRELDDEGVRGVIPAAAVDRGVTYADIIETVEDGDVLSVGEVDIEVVYTPGHTTGMTSYLVGDSLLATGDGLFIESVARPDLEEGDEGAPDAARMLYESLQERVLTLPDETLVAGAHFSDAAEPAADGTYTAPLGDLKERMDALSMDEEAFVELILSDMPPRPGNYEDIIATNLGQQTADDDEAFELELGPNNCAASQESLAGD
- a CDS encoding helix-turn-helix domain-containing protein, yielding MREFLFSLVYSSGIDAYMDAFIENESLLSEAVISCLDSDKFWRIERVTGEPEALDRLDSLLLDEMLDRESISTRACRSTRQHSLLEADNRSRVVYTLLSDVSYCDAVPFIAVQYLTGGTVFEVVREQREARWRILMQNDEKIGMVYDTLGARLADGIEFEFGHLEDATGWQNELLSSRQVRSEQQQVLELAVDRGYFETPREVTLDELADELDIPRSTVSYRLRRATAELAKGYVEEEY
- a CDS encoding sulfurtransferase, whose translation is MHPDDTSDNSTDLPKDDPEREPETTHSKEALVSPQWVADRLDQFQSDDTAFRLVEVDVNREFYRDGHAPGACELDWETDLQSETWRDIPSPDEFGQLMRDHGIANDTTVVVYGDNSNWFATHLYWQFTMYGHDDVRVMDGGREYWMEQGFPTTQEVPSFPTAEYTVREVDESHRAFRSDVYEALDSETMLIDVRMPEEYRGELTAPPGIDETAQRAGHIPGAINVLWADNVDSNGRFKPPQRLRELYASHGVTPDDDVIAYCRIGERSSITWFALHELLGYESVRNYDGSWTEWGNLIRAPIASGKEE